A genomic segment from Aspergillus puulaauensis MK2 DNA, chromosome 1, nearly complete sequence encodes:
- a CDS encoding F-box protein (COG:S;~EggNog:ENOG410PFGH), which yields MRFNYLATELLLHIFRSCDTISDVMNLAAASRRFRDVFNRSNKLQIFIEAAEMEFGPVDDIVQVATHNTSQLAHLHRMAPLTASLLKQVVEIGRAAQKWEIIYPIKKWKLDFENRRSLSNEERFRLRRAIYRLWLYHRAFHTREYDRFSRSLRNTVAERAQLLHNWTTSDLAEIEDVRLVINDIVQNHICPSNGTIQRKFRKRYPESNQQLTFNVHLNYPMHNTLTPYGFYDPNSEPTDPYFYTTHPTTAYNSSAKYRSRFRNDIFHEPGSEGWGDEIPHYYVVQDMMKLDPGQVLWLREHCPLKEQVETFVLSLGDWFRNNGETFGDTLEWVIKERGDEMEEFRAAISERELGIAWD from the coding sequence ATGCGCTTCAACTATCTTGCCACGGAGCTTCTGCTCCATATATTTCGCTCCTGCGATACCATATCCGACGTTATGAACCTCGCAGCAGCATCCCGCCGGTTTCGCGACGTCTTTAATCGGTCGAACAAGCTACAAATCTTCATCGAGGCTGCGGAAATGGAGTTCGGCCCTGTCGATGATATCGTCCAGGTAGCGACACATAATACAAGCCAACTAGCACATCTTCATCGAATGGCACCGCTTACAGCATCCCTCCTCAAGCAAGTTGTTGAGATTGGCAGGGCCGCTCAGAAATGGGAGATAATCTACCCTATCAAGAAATGGAAGCTGGACTTCGAGAACAGACGTTCGCTCAGCAACGAGGAGCGATTCCGCCTGCGCCGCGCTATTTATCGACTATGGCTGTACCACCGCGCATTTCATACGCGCGAGTACGATCGATTTAGCCGCAGCCTGCGGAATACCGTCGCCGAGCGCGCGCAACTCCTCCACAACTGGACCACATCGGACCTAGCTGAGATCGAGGATGTACGCCTGGTAATTAACGATATCGTCCAAAACCATATTTGTCCGAGCAACGGGACTATCCAACGAAAGTTCCGAAAACGTTACCCTGAGAGCAACCAGCAACTTACCTTCAACGTCCACCTAAACTACCCTATGCATAATACCTTGACACCGTACGGATTCTATGACCCGAACTCCGAACCTACAGACCCTTACTTTTATACTACCCACCCGACGACGGCCTACAATTCATCTGCAAAATACCGCTCGCGCTTTCGGAATGATATATTCCATGAACCTGGCTCGGAGGGGTGGGGAGATGAAATCCCACACTACTACGTCGTGCAAGACATGATGAAACTTGATCCGGGCCAGGTCCTCTGGCTACGGGAACATTGTCCGTTGAAAGAGCAGGTTGAGACTTTTGTGCTCTCCCTGGGGGACTGGTTCCGAAATAACGGCGAGACGTTTGGAGATACACTTGAATGGGTGATCAAGGAGAGAGGCgatgagatggaggaatTTCGAGCCGCGATTTCAGAGCGGGAATTAGGGATTGCGTGGGATTAG
- the BRX1 gene encoding ribosome biogenesis protein BRX1 (COG:J;~EggNog:ENOG410PGS3;~InterPro:IPR007109,IPR026532;~PFAM:PF04427), with protein sequence MASVYKTVSKKKSRELAKQQDQDEEDVMMEEMLNDADDTSDSEEDEEENTADSAKKQLSAGLMPKTRVLMLTSRGVTSRHRHLLSDITSLLPHSHKESKLDSRKKAAGYNLLLNSLADLHSCNVIFFLEAKKNGQDLYLWLSRPPNGPTIKFHVNNLHTMAELNTGFAGNCLKGGRGIVVFDQSFDEQGPVMSQPGNEYRGLIREMLRGVFCVPKRGVKGMKPFIDRVIGIYGVDGKIWIRVFEIRESEGGGKKKDGEEEAEKPVHNPKDGPELSLVEIGPRFVLTPIVILEGSFGGPVIYENKEYVSPNQVRRDIRVSKAARYAKRRDVQTERLSKRSDLELGQGERKPGALDTRVLFG encoded by the exons ACGATGCCGACGATACGAGCGAtagtgaagaagatgaggaggaaaatACCGCCGATTCAGCAAAGAAGCAGCTGTCCGCAGGTCTCATGCCTAAGACCCGTGTGCTTATGCTCACCTCGCGAGGTGTTACATCTCG TCACCGACATCTTCTCTCCGATATCACCTCATTACTCCCTCACAGTCATAAGGAAAGCAAGCTGGattcgaggaagaaggccgctGGTTACAACCTACTTCTGAACTCTCTCGCCGACCTACACTCCTGCAACGTGATTTTCTTCCTCGAAGCCAAGAAGAATGGACAAGATTTATACCTGTGGCTTTCACGGCCGCCGAACGGGCCTACGATCAAATTCCATGTCAACAACTTGCACACCATGGCGGAATTGAATACTGGATTTGCTGGTAACTGTCTGAAGGGTGGTCGCGGGATTGTCGTTTTCGACCAGTCGTTTGACGAGCAAGGCCCCGTCATGAGCCAGCCTGGAAACGAGTACCGGGGACTGATCAGGGAGATGCTCCGTGGTGTCTTCTGTGTACCAAAGCGTGGTGTCAAGGGAATGAAGCCTTTCATCGACCGTGTCATTGGAATCTATGGTGTCGATGGCAAAATCTGGATCCGTGTTTTCGAAATCAGAGAGTCGGAAGGCGgaggcaagaagaaggatggtgaggaagaagctgaaaagCCTGTTCACAACCCCAAAGACGGCCCCGAACTTTCTCTTGTTGAGATTGGGCCTCGGTTCGTCCTCACGCCCATTGTTATCCTGGAAGGTAGCTTCGGTGGCCCTGTTATCTACGAAAACAAGGAGTACGTGAGCCCGAACCAGGTCCGTCGTGACATTCGGGTTAGCAAGGCCGCGCGGTATGCCAAGCGGAGGGATGTACAAACTGAGCGACTATCCAAGCGGTCAGACTTGGAGTTGGGACAGGGTGAGCGGAAACCGGGCGCTCTGGACACCCGGGTGCTTTTCGGATAA